From Candidatus Pedobacter colombiensis, one genomic window encodes:
- a CDS encoding asparagine synthetase B, which produces MDEDQKNHLKAYGIAYWGIKQQADVSWLLNYRGGSFLIKYNKAVEEECKARGVSYQVLADGKVTAILNEISDPQVNMEMVKLEKAPKIAVYSPKSKLPWDDAVTLVLTYAEIPYDVVYDDEVLKDKLSGYDWLHMHHEDFTGQYGRFWSAFKNATWYREDVKNQETAAKRNGFKKVSEMKLEVAKRIKEFCSGGGFLFAMCSGTDSFDIALSAEGVDICESMFDGDPADPQAQAKLKYSKTFAFKDFQLDLNPANYEFSDIDVTQTRTLVQNNDFFTLFDFSAKWDLVPTMLTQNHDKVIKGFMGQTTAFRKRLVKPNVTVLGENKGAEEVRYLNGEIGKGQFTFYGGHDPEDYQHIVGDPPTDLSLHPNSPGYRLILNNVLFPAAKKKPQKT; this is translated from the coding sequence ATGGATGAAGATCAAAAAAATCATTTGAAAGCTTATGGCATAGCTTATTGGGGTATTAAACAACAAGCAGACGTAAGCTGGCTTTTAAATTATAGAGGCGGAAGTTTTTTAATCAAATACAATAAGGCTGTGGAGGAGGAATGTAAAGCTCGCGGCGTATCATATCAGGTTTTAGCCGATGGCAAAGTTACAGCAATCTTAAATGAGATCAGCGACCCACAGGTAAACATGGAAATGGTAAAACTCGAGAAGGCACCTAAAATAGCCGTATACTCACCCAAAAGCAAATTACCCTGGGATGACGCCGTAACCTTAGTACTTACCTATGCAGAGATACCATACGATGTGGTATACGATGATGAAGTCTTAAAAGATAAACTCTCAGGCTACGACTGGCTTCACATGCATCATGAGGATTTTACTGGCCAATATGGGCGTTTTTGGAGTGCTTTTAAAAATGCAACCTGGTATCGTGAAGATGTAAAAAACCAGGAAACAGCAGCAAAACGCAATGGGTTTAAAAAGGTTTCGGAAATGAAACTTGAAGTTGCTAAAAGAATAAAGGAATTTTGTTCTGGAGGTGGTTTTCTGTTTGCCATGTGCTCCGGAACCGACAGCTTTGACATTGCATTGAGCGCTGAGGGAGTAGACATATGTGAAAGCATGTTTGATGGCGACCCGGCAGATCCACAAGCTCAAGCTAAGCTGAAATATAGCAAAACCTTTGCTTTTAAAGATTTTCAGTTAGACCTCAATCCTGCCAATTACGAATTCTCAGATATTGATGTAACCCAAACCCGCACCTTAGTCCAAAACAACGACTTCTTTACCTTATTTGATTTCTCAGCAAAATGGGATCTTGTACCAACCATGCTAACCCAAAACCACGACAAGGTAATAAAAGGCTTTATGGGACAAACCACAGCCTTTAGAAAGCGCCTGGTGAAGCCAAATGTTACCGTACTGGGTGAAAATAAGGGGGCAGAAGAAGTGCGCTATTTAAATGGCGAAATTGGAAAGGGGCAGTTTACTTTTTACGGTGGACACGATCCCGAAGATTATCAACATATCGTTGGCGACCCGCCAACTGATTTAAGCTTGCATCCAAACTCCCCCGGCTACCGTTTGATATTAAACAACGTATTATTCCCTGCGGCTAAAAAGAAACCCCAGAAAACTTAA
- a CDS encoding sialate O-acetylesterase, producing the protein MKKWLITYALMLGYSFCPAQIKLPRLISDGMILQRDNNIKIWGWASANEAISLKFKNRTLHTSANKDGEWEIQLPAQKAGGPYEMTLTGRNKIILKNILFGDVYVCSGQSNMELPMGRLIDKYPNEIAKSNHTNIRQFLVPDEYDFKNERKDLSSGTWEIANPETILNFSAVAYFFALEIVNKHHIPVGIINTALGGSPAEAWISESTLKKFPMYSEQVKKFKDDHLIKQIESSDRLRANDWYKSLNANDEGLKNNWKANIDDKDWNEMNIPGYWAKEPLGRANGVVWFKKDIIVPKSMLSKPVKLLLGRIVDADSVFINGEFVGTTSYQYPPRRYIFNTDILKEGKNTITIRLINNAGEGGFVPDKNYQLIANQDTIDLRGKWKYKLGAKMDPAPSQTFIRWKPAGLYNAMIAPLLKYKIKGVVWYQGESNTSNPKEYAALMKALIDNWRIAWNQGDFPFLYVQLPNFMEATKTPMESSWAELREQQRSLTAVPNTAMAVTIDLGEWNDIHPLDKQNVGKRLALQAEHLIYGDNKLIYSGPVFKSMESKGNQLILTFSNIGAGLTTKGNSELKYFAIAGKDKIFVWAKAEIKGDKIVVWSNDVENPKFVRYAWANNPKDANLYNRNGMPASPFEAALK; encoded by the coding sequence ATGAAAAAGTGGTTAATTACTTATGCCCTAATGTTGGGCTATTCTTTTTGCCCGGCGCAAATCAAACTTCCAAGGTTGATCAGTGATGGAATGATACTTCAACGCGACAACAATATCAAGATCTGGGGTTGGGCTTCAGCAAATGAAGCCATAAGCCTGAAATTTAAGAATAGAACATTACATACATCAGCCAATAAGGATGGGGAATGGGAAATACAACTCCCGGCGCAAAAAGCTGGTGGACCTTATGAAATGACATTAACAGGGCGTAATAAGATTATATTGAAAAACATTCTATTCGGTGATGTTTATGTGTGTAGTGGGCAGTCAAATATGGAATTGCCAATGGGACGTCTGATTGATAAATACCCCAATGAAATTGCCAAATCTAATCATACAAACATCAGGCAATTCCTTGTGCCTGACGAATATGATTTTAAAAACGAAAGAAAAGATCTATCAAGTGGCACCTGGGAAATTGCCAATCCGGAAACTATTCTTAATTTTTCTGCAGTTGCCTATTTTTTTGCTTTGGAGATTGTCAACAAACACCACATTCCTGTAGGTATAATCAACACTGCTCTCGGCGGCTCACCGGCAGAGGCATGGATAAGTGAAAGTACACTTAAAAAATTCCCAATGTATAGTGAACAAGTTAAAAAGTTTAAAGACGATCATTTGATCAAGCAAATAGAATCTTCCGATCGATTACGTGCTAACGATTGGTATAAAAGTTTAAATGCCAATGATGAGGGCTTAAAAAACAATTGGAAGGCCAACATTGATGATAAAGACTGGAATGAAATGAATATCCCTGGATACTGGGCTAAGGAGCCATTGGGTAGAGCTAATGGCGTTGTTTGGTTTAAAAAGGACATCATTGTCCCAAAATCAATGCTAAGCAAGCCAGTTAAATTACTTTTAGGAAGAATTGTTGATGCAGACTCTGTATTTATAAATGGTGAGTTTGTAGGAACGACCAGTTATCAATACCCTCCCCGGAGATATATTTTTAATACTGACATTTTAAAGGAAGGCAAAAACACTATCACCATCAGATTAATCAATAACGCTGGTGAAGGAGGTTTTGTGCCGGATAAAAACTATCAATTGATCGCTAATCAAGATACAATTGATTTACGCGGTAAGTGGAAATATAAATTGGGCGCTAAAATGGACCCCGCACCATCACAAACTTTTATCAGATGGAAACCAGCAGGCCTGTACAATGCCATGATTGCCCCATTGCTAAAATACAAGATAAAAGGTGTAGTCTGGTATCAAGGAGAATCCAACACAAGTAATCCAAAAGAATATGCTGCCTTGATGAAGGCCTTAATTGATAATTGGAGAATAGCATGGAATCAGGGTGACTTCCCATTTCTGTATGTACAATTACCAAATTTCATGGAAGCTACAAAGACCCCAATGGAAAGCAGCTGGGCAGAATTAAGAGAACAACAGCGAAGTCTCACAGCAGTTCCAAATACAGCAATGGCGGTCACCATTGATCTTGGAGAGTGGAATGATATCCATCCTTTAGATAAACAAAACGTAGGAAAAAGACTTGCGCTGCAAGCTGAGCATCTAATTTATGGAGACAATAAGTTGATCTATTCGGGCCCAGTATTCAAATCAATGGAATCAAAAGGGAATCAATTAATTTTAACGTTCAGTAATATTGGGGCAGGGTTGACCACAAAGGGGAACTCTGAATTAAAATACTTTGCTATAGCGGGTAAGGATAAAATATTTGTTTGGGCTAAAGCAGAAATAAAAGGAGATAAAATAGTTGTATGGAGTAATGACGTCGAAAATCCTAAGTTCGTTCGTTATGCATGGGCGAATAATCCAAAGGATGCAAATCTGTACAATCGAAACGGTATGCCTGCTTCTCCTTTCGAAGCCGCCTTAAAGTAA
- a CDS encoding putative porin — translation MYKRIVLFVCLLFTIGVGRLCAQDLKTTVRNNKELDSLRKKEEGGLDSVVFTSKYIRYTTLKLSKDSIQTVALDTSLNGFQNFSVLVQPRTPTVGIGNLGLSAMPMLFEPSKTIGFDVGFHALDYYAMTHDDIKYYQARTPFTSLYYVSGGDAEQVFKVIHSQNIKRNWNIGANFNRIGANGIFARQRGDDLNGTIFSWYQSPNKRYNLWTSAVFNTLKAMENGSIANDSIYTNPSDQVINRIAERVRLNTAKQLWRQGSLMIKQSYFVGRIDSTAQEISDKILPTNKITYTFKYDKNAYSFEKDEADDHTAVPKGYADSVFTNDSTRYTRIQNEFVYSFFLRAKSNTFIKNELKLDVGIRHDLYNYSQLGLYRDGSSFYDYTTTFQNITLLGAAGYRFSNRIDLNVDVEQIFQGRNMGDFLYEAKSNVLLSNSVGRIVLGGYFENKSPAEIYTRYFGNHYHWINDFDRTKTVNLSFKYENQKLKLDATANYYLINNYLYFKADLPTSGAPTVAEIASITPAQLSSSLNLLKIAVGKKFTFGRFHLDSYVVYQKTDNPGVLRTPELYTFNTFYVNQTFFKALKTNVGFDVRYNTPYKNYSYSPALGQFYVGGVRTFETTPIVDVWVKASLRKANLFLKCDYINQGLPINGYYTVNQYPMQDRLLFKFGVQWNFYD, via the coding sequence ATGTATAAACGCATTGTTTTATTTGTTTGTTTGCTGTTTACCATTGGTGTTGGGCGACTGTGTGCGCAGGATTTAAAGACTACGGTTAGGAACAATAAAGAATTAGATTCTCTCAGAAAAAAAGAAGAGGGGGGATTGGATTCAGTCGTGTTTACTTCTAAATACATCAGGTATACGACGCTTAAATTGTCTAAAGACAGCATTCAGACAGTGGCTTTGGATACAAGTTTAAATGGTTTTCAAAACTTTAGTGTGCTTGTGCAGCCACGCACGCCAACTGTGGGTATTGGAAATCTAGGTTTGTCTGCCATGCCCATGTTGTTTGAACCATCAAAAACTATTGGTTTTGACGTAGGTTTTCATGCGCTTGATTATTATGCGATGACTCATGATGACATTAAATATTATCAGGCCAGAACCCCATTTACCAGTCTGTATTATGTTTCGGGTGGGGATGCTGAGCAGGTTTTTAAGGTAATCCATTCACAAAATATTAAGAGAAACTGGAATATCGGTGCCAACTTTAACCGGATCGGTGCCAATGGAATATTTGCCAGACAAAGGGGTGACGACCTAAATGGAACAATTTTTAGCTGGTATCAATCGCCAAATAAGCGTTATAACCTTTGGACCAGTGCTGTGTTTAACACTCTAAAGGCAATGGAAAATGGTTCCATTGCGAACGATTCGATTTATACCAACCCTTCTGATCAGGTTATCAATAGGATTGCCGAGCGGGTAAGACTAAATACGGCTAAGCAATTATGGCGTCAAGGATCTTTGATGATCAAACAATCTTATTTTGTTGGTCGTATTGATAGCACAGCCCAAGAGATATCAGATAAAATATTACCGACCAATAAAATTACCTATACATTTAAGTATGATAAAAATGCTTATTCTTTTGAGAAGGATGAAGCCGACGATCATACCGCAGTTCCAAAGGGATATGCAGACAGTGTTTTTACGAATGATTCAACCCGATACACACGCATTCAAAATGAATTTGTATATAGCTTCTTTCTTAGGGCAAAGTCAAATACCTTCATTAAAAATGAATTGAAATTAGATGTAGGAATCAGACACGATCTCTATAATTATTCTCAATTGGGTCTATATAGGGATGGTAGTAGCTTTTATGACTATACGACCACTTTTCAAAATATTACTTTATTGGGGGCTGCAGGATACCGGTTTAGCAACCGTATCGACTTGAATGTAGACGTGGAGCAGATATTTCAGGGGAGGAATATGGGCGATTTTCTATATGAGGCTAAAAGCAATGTGTTACTCAGTAATTCAGTCGGTCGGATAGTTTTGGGCGGTTATTTTGAAAATAAATCGCCAGCAGAGATTTATACCAGATATTTTGGTAACCACTACCACTGGATCAATGATTTTGATCGTACGAAAACAGTTAATTTATCTTTTAAATATGAGAATCAGAAACTGAAGCTGGATGCAACCGCAAATTATTACCTGATTAATAACTATCTGTATTTTAAAGCAGATTTGCCAACGAGCGGTGCTCCAACTGTTGCTGAGATTGCTTCTATTACACCGGCACAACTTAGCTCAAGTCTGAATCTGTTAAAAATTGCCGTTGGCAAGAAATTTACTTTCGGTAGATTTCATTTGGATAGTTATGTTGTTTATCAGAAGACGGATAATCCTGGTGTGCTTCGTACTCCGGAGCTTTACACTTTTAATACTTTTTATGTAAATCAAACCTTTTTTAAAGCGCTTAAAACCAATGTAGGTTTTGATGTTAGATACAATACACCATATAAAAACTATTCTTATTCGCCTGCATTGGGTCAGTTTTATGTAGGAGGAGTGAGGACATTCGAAACCACACCAATTGTTGATGTTTGGGTAAAGGCGAGTTTAAGAAAGGCTAATCTGTTTTTAAAGTGTGATTATATAAATCAGGGTCTCCCAATTAACGGGTATTACACTGTTAATCAATATCCAATGCAAGACAGGCTCTTGTTTAAGTTTGGGGTACAATGGAATTTTTATGATTAA
- a CDS encoding glycoside hydrolase family 43 protein — MKKLLTIFLLSLALPGFAQIKFTNPILSGFYPDPSVTKVGTDYYLVNSTFSYFPGIPVFHSKDLKNWKQIGNVIDRPSQMNFMGDGVSRGLFAPSINYHKGTYYVTCTLIDRKGNFVVTAKSPAGPWSDPVWLPEVRGIDPSLFFDTDKSYIVYNSDAPDRKPLYDGHRTIRVYEFDPVKLKVTGEEKLLVNGGVDISKKPVWIEGPHIFKHGDWYYLCAAEGGTSINHSQVILRSKSATGPFIPYDKNPILTQRDLDPGRKDPIASAGHAELIEGPDGKTYAVFLAVRPYEGDYYNTGRETFIAPVKWTDGWPVISPDFKEIQYHYTEGFKEVKQENTRPQSGNFSYKVSFEKTLDPALLFLRTMDKSWFSLSKSKGLTMNLLPETCMGTGNPAFIGKRQQHQDCNAITEMSFSAKNENEKAGMLIYQSEYNFYYLCKSISKGKPVVQLFSGNRQLKDMELITEEPIAGTQVWFRISADGAKYNFDYATKSGQWKVLKSGLDGKYLSTKEAGGFVGALFALYATSSGKPTTNKASYSYLGYNGHDSVYQ, encoded by the coding sequence ATGAAAAAACTGTTAACCATTTTTCTCTTATCACTAGCACTTCCTGGCTTTGCTCAAATTAAGTTCACTAACCCCATCTTATCTGGATTTTATCCCGATCCAAGTGTAACCAAGGTTGGAACTGATTATTACCTCGTGAATTCTACGTTCTCTTATTTCCCGGGCATACCTGTGTTTCATAGTAAGGATCTGAAAAACTGGAAACAGATTGGTAATGTGATAGATCGGCCAAGTCAGATGAACTTTATGGGGGATGGGGTGTCAAGAGGTCTGTTTGCCCCATCTATCAATTACCATAAAGGAACTTATTATGTTACCTGTACTTTAATTGATAGAAAGGGGAATTTTGTCGTAACTGCTAAAAGTCCCGCAGGCCCTTGGAGTGATCCGGTCTGGTTACCGGAAGTTAGGGGGATAGATCCCTCTTTATTTTTTGATACTGATAAAAGTTATATTGTTTACAATAGTGATGCGCCAGATCGTAAACCTCTATATGATGGGCATAGAACCATTAGGGTTTACGAGTTTGATCCAGTTAAGTTAAAGGTGACAGGAGAAGAAAAGTTACTGGTAAATGGGGGAGTAGATATTAGTAAAAAACCGGTGTGGATAGAAGGGCCACATATTTTTAAGCATGGCGATTGGTATTACTTATGTGCTGCCGAAGGTGGGACATCCATAAACCACTCACAAGTGATTTTAAGGAGTAAATCAGCCACAGGACCTTTTATTCCTTATGATAAAAACCCTATCCTTACCCAACGTGACCTGGATCCTGGGCGAAAAGATCCGATTGCTTCTGCGGGCCATGCTGAGCTGATCGAAGGGCCTGATGGCAAAACCTATGCGGTATTTCTAGCGGTTAGGCCCTATGAAGGTGATTATTATAATACAGGAAGAGAAACTTTTATTGCTCCGGTAAAATGGACAGATGGATGGCCTGTAATCAGCCCTGATTTTAAAGAAATTCAATATCATTATACTGAGGGTTTTAAAGAGGTGAAACAAGAAAATACACGTCCGCAAAGTGGAAATTTCAGTTATAAGGTTTCTTTTGAAAAGACCTTAGATCCAGCTTTATTGTTTCTCAGAACAATGGATAAAAGTTGGTTTAGTTTAAGTAAGTCGAAAGGGTTGACTATGAATTTATTACCCGAAACTTGTATGGGGACGGGCAATCCCGCATTTATAGGAAAACGACAGCAGCACCAGGACTGTAACGCAATTACGGAAATGAGTTTTTCGGCAAAAAATGAAAATGAAAAAGCCGGAATGCTGATTTATCAAAGTGAGTACAACTTTTATTACTTATGTAAATCCATTTCTAAGGGTAAACCTGTGGTTCAGCTGTTCAGTGGTAATCGTCAGCTAAAGGATATGGAGCTGATTACAGAAGAGCCAATTGCAGGGACCCAAGTCTGGTTTCGCATTAGCGCAGATGGTGCGAAATATAATTTTGATTATGCAACAAAATCTGGACAGTGGAAAGTTCTGAAATCGGGGTTAGATGGGAAGTACTTAAGTACAAAGGAAGCCGGTGGATTTGTGGGGGCATTGTTTGCACTTTATGCAACTTCTTCTGGTAAGCCTACAACAAATAAAGCTTCCTATTCTTATTTGGGGTATAATGGTCATGACTCAGTATATCAGTAG
- a CDS encoding FGGY family carbohydrate kinase has translation MYLLGLDIGTSSIKVSVVDVDTQKRVATTQYPEEEAEIKSLKSGWAEQSPVDWWQNAVHAILQVNATGSFNPKDIKAIGIAYQMHGLVIVDKDQNVLRDSIIWCDSRAVELGAQAFDAIGHDQCLEDMLNSPGNFTASKLAWVKNNEPEIYNQIDKAMLPGDFVAMKFTGKISTSIPALSEGIFWNFRADELSKEVMDYYGIDQKLIPDVKPLFSVHGSLKADVAALLGLQQGIPVSYKSGDQPNNALSLNVLKPGEVAATAGTSGVIYGVSNELTYDPQSRVNTFAHVTYAKGQKHTGVLLCINGTGSMYRWAKHNFAPHLSYAALNDLAATAPIGSKGLKVLPFGNGTERMLNNKYTGAQLLGIDLNLHKQAEIFRAVQEGIAFAFRYGLDIMRENGMQPKVIRAGLANLFLSDVFAQTFVDVTGVPVELYENDGSVGAALGAGIGAGIFATPEEAFTQHELIRYLEPKNSEAYEPIYTEWKNLLNKAL, from the coding sequence ATGTATTTACTAGGCCTCGATATAGGCACATCTTCTATAAAAGTTTCAGTTGTTGATGTGGATACACAGAAGCGGGTTGCTACAACACAGTATCCGGAAGAGGAAGCGGAGATCAAATCCCTTAAATCTGGATGGGCCGAGCAATCTCCGGTTGACTGGTGGCAAAATGCTGTTCATGCCATTCTACAGGTAAATGCAACTGGAAGTTTTAATCCTAAGGATATTAAAGCTATAGGTATTGCTTATCAGATGCACGGATTGGTTATTGTCGATAAAGATCAAAACGTTTTGCGTGACAGTATCATTTGGTGTGATAGTAGGGCGGTGGAGTTGGGAGCACAAGCCTTTGATGCCATAGGACATGATCAATGTTTAGAAGATATGTTAAATTCTCCGGGTAATTTTACCGCTTCCAAACTGGCTTGGGTAAAGAACAATGAACCTGAGATTTATAATCAGATCGACAAAGCAATGCTTCCTGGAGATTTCGTCGCTATGAAATTCACGGGAAAGATCAGTACTAGTATTCCGGCACTATCTGAGGGGATATTTTGGAATTTCAGAGCGGATGAATTGTCAAAAGAAGTCATGGACTATTATGGGATTGATCAAAAACTAATTCCTGATGTAAAACCACTCTTCTCCGTACACGGATCTCTCAAAGCTGACGTGGCAGCATTACTGGGGTTGCAGCAGGGGATACCAGTTTCCTATAAGTCTGGTGATCAGCCTAACAATGCTTTATCCTTAAATGTCCTTAAGCCGGGTGAAGTTGCAGCTACAGCAGGAACATCAGGGGTAATTTATGGGGTAAGCAATGAGCTGACTTATGATCCACAGTCAAGAGTAAACACTTTTGCCCATGTTACTTATGCTAAGGGACAAAAGCATACTGGCGTATTGTTGTGTATCAATGGCACAGGAAGTATGTACAGATGGGCAAAGCACAATTTTGCACCGCATTTGTCTTATGCGGCACTTAATGATCTTGCAGCTACTGCACCCATTGGGAGCAAAGGCTTGAAAGTATTGCCTTTTGGCAATGGTACTGAGCGGATGCTAAATAATAAATACACAGGTGCACAATTATTAGGCATTGATCTCAATTTACATAAACAAGCCGAAATTTTCAGGGCAGTACAGGAGGGTATCGCATTTGCGTTTCGCTATGGTCTTGATATTATGCGCGAAAATGGAATGCAGCCAAAAGTGATCAGAGCTGGATTGGCTAATTTATTTTTAAGTGATGTATTTGCCCAGACGTTTGTAGACGTAACTGGTGTTCCTGTAGAGCTGTATGAAAATGACGGTAGCGTGGGTGCAGCACTTGGAGCAGGGATTGGAGCGGGAATTTTTGCAACACCCGAAGAAGCATTTACGCAGCATGAGTTGATCAGGTATTTGGAACCTAAAAATTCTGAAGCTTATGAACCCATATATACTGAATGGAAAAATCTTTTAAACAAAGCATTATAA
- a CDS encoding purine-nucleoside phosphorylase, translating into MFQALHETVEYIKRKTNNFQAEIGIVLGTGLGGLVSEMEVEYNLMYSNIPNFPISTLEFHSGKLIFGTLRGKKVIAMQGRLHYYEGYSMQQITFPIRAMKALGIHCLFVSNAAGSLNPNFKKGDLMIINDHINLQPESPLRGHNDADMGPRFPDMSQPYSRKLIDRAMEIAGENGINCHQGVYVSVTGPNLETKAEYNYLRIVGGDAVGMSTVPEVIVANHMNVPVFAISVLTDEGFPEVLLPVSLEEILETARTAEPKMTKILSQLISTL; encoded by the coding sequence TTCAAGCAGAAATTGGAATTGTTTTAGGAACAGGACTTGGTGGTCTGGTTAGCGAAATGGAAGTAGAATACAATTTGATGTATTCTAATATCCCTAACTTTCCCATCTCTACACTTGAGTTTCATTCCGGAAAGTTAATCTTTGGAACTTTAAGGGGTAAGAAAGTAATTGCCATGCAGGGCCGTCTACATTATTACGAGGGGTACAGTATGCAGCAAATTACTTTCCCAATAAGGGCGATGAAAGCATTGGGTATACACTGCCTGTTTGTTTCGAATGCTGCAGGCTCCCTGAATCCGAACTTTAAAAAGGGGGATTTGATGATCATTAATGACCATATCAATTTGCAACCTGAAAGTCCGTTAAGGGGACATAACGATGCTGATATGGGACCAAGGTTTCCGGATATGAGCCAGCCTTATAGTCGCAAACTAATTGATCGTGCAATGGAAATTGCAGGAGAAAATGGTATCAATTGTCACCAGGGGGTTTATGTTTCTGTAACGGGTCCCAATCTGGAAACAAAAGCTGAATACAATTATCTTAGGATAGTTGGTGGGGATGCTGTTGGAATGAGTACTGTGCCCGAAGTTATTGTGGCGAATCATATGAATGTACCCGTTTTTGCAATTTCTGTATTAACTGATGAAGGTTTCCCAGAAGTGTTGTTGCCGGTTAGTTTAGAAGAAATACTTGAGACTGCTAGAACTGCTGAACCTAAGATGACAAAAATATTGAGCCAGTTAATTTCAACGCTGTAA